In Defluviimonas aquaemixtae, the sequence TTACCGACAACTTCGTGCAGGTCATCGCGAAGGAGGCCGGCCTCTGGCAGTTCCACGCGACCCGCACGGTGATGGGCTTCGCGCTTCTGGGGCTGGCCGCGGCGCCCCTCGGGCTGCGGCTCAGACCGGTACGGTGGGGCCCGGTCGCCGGGCGGAGCCTCCTGCACGGGACCGCGATGGTGATCTATTTCGGCTGCCTCGCCTTCCTGCCGGTCGCCGTCGTCGCGGCGGGGCTGTTCACCGCTCCGATCTTCACGCTTCTCATTTCGCGCTTCGCTTTCGGCATCCCGATCGGCCCCTATCGGATCGCCGCCGTGGCCCTCGGCTTCGTCGGCGTGGTGCTTGTTCTCGGCCCGGGGCAGGGGGCCGCGATCGGCCCAGCCACCGTGTTGCCTGTTGCGGCCGGCGCGCTCTATGCGCTCGGCAATATCGCCACGCGCGAATGGTGCGCGGAAGAAAGCGCCGAGACGCTGCTTGCGGGCTTTTTCACGGCGCTCGGACTCTTCGGGGTGATCGGCATGGCGCTGCTGGCACTTCTCCGGCCCGACGTGCCGGAGGGCGCCGACGGCTTCATCCTGCGCGGGGCCGTCTTGCCCTCGGCGGGGTTCTGGTTCTGGACCTTCGTGCAGGCGGCGGGCTCGCTTCTGGGCGTCGGCATGATGATCCGCGCCTACCAGGTCGCCGAGGCGAGCCGGGTGGCGATCTTCGAGTACGTCATCCTGCCCGCCTCGGCCTTCTGGGCCTTCGTGCTCTGGGGCGATCTCCTGAGCCCGCGCGCCGCCTTCGGCATCGCGCTGATCTTCGCGGCGGGGCTTATCATCGCGCTCCGGGGCCGCTAGCCTCGCGGCCCATGATCCTCTCGCGCGGGCGCCGCTAC encodes:
- a CDS encoding DMT family transporter, translated to MTTVDQIGTASRTLFAGLLILGYAMAIGFTDNFVQVIAKEAGLWQFHATRTVMGFALLGLAAAPLGLRLRPVRWGPVAGRSLLHGTAMVIYFGCLAFLPVAVVAAGLFTAPIFTLLISRFAFGIPIGPYRIAAVALGFVGVVLVLGPGQGAAIGPATVLPVAAGALYALGNIATREWCAEESAETLLAGFFTALGLFGVIGMALLALLRPDVPEGADGFILRGAVLPSAGFWFWTFVQAAGSLLGVGMMIRAYQVAEASRVAIFEYVILPASAFWAFVLWGDLLSPRAAFGIALIFAAGLIIALRGR